A part of Olleya sp. Bg11-27 genomic DNA contains:
- the thiS gene encoding sulfur carrier protein ThiS yields the protein MINIKVNNTTHQFAINSSLEGVLNVLSIPVNGIAVAINQTIITKNDWNTTMLIDDDHILIITATQGG from the coding sequence ATGATAAACATAAAAGTAAATAATACCACACACCAATTTGCTATAAATAGCTCTTTAGAAGGCGTACTTAATGTGCTTTCTATTCCAGTTAACGGCATTGCTGTGGCGATCAATCAGACTATTATCACCAAAAACGATTGGAATACTACAATGTTAATCGATGATGATCACATCTTAATTATAACCGCTACTCAAGGGGGATAA
- a CDS encoding hydroxymethylpyrimidine/phosphomethylpyrimidine kinase: protein MNQKDYILTIAGLDPSSGAGITSDIKTFEAYNLYGLSVCTAVTVQNDTEFTNCLWMDKDLILQQIELLFKRFSIAVVKIGIISSWEIVLTVVQTLKKLNPNIKIVLDPILKASAGFTFHTSQDLEILENVLHHCDFITPNYDEIKALFPNKTIEETIDFMAQMTNIYLKGGHRTDKKGWDEVYYSKIVKLNIPPMTTQPIYDKHGSGCVLSAALAANLMQDIALEDACKNTKLYTEQFLSSNQSLLGSHNYHK, encoded by the coding sequence TTGAATCAAAAAGACTATATATTAACTATCGCAGGTCTAGATCCTTCTAGTGGCGCCGGAATAACCTCGGACATTAAAACATTTGAAGCGTATAATCTTTATGGATTATCCGTGTGCACTGCGGTTACGGTTCAGAATGATACCGAATTCACCAACTGTCTTTGGATGGATAAAGACCTTATTTTACAACAAATAGAATTGCTTTTTAAACGCTTTTCAATAGCAGTTGTAAAAATAGGAATCATATCCTCTTGGGAGATTGTCTTAACGGTTGTTCAAACCTTAAAAAAACTGAATCCCAATATTAAAATAGTATTAGATCCTATTTTAAAAGCAAGTGCGGGATTTACATTTCATACGTCACAAGATTTAGAGATTTTAGAAAACGTATTACATCATTGTGATTTTATAACACCTAATTATGACGAAATAAAAGCTTTATTTCCAAATAAGACTATTGAAGAGACTATCGATTTTATGGCACAAATGACAAATATCTATTTGAAAGGGGGACACAGAACAGATAAAAAAGGTTGGGATGAAGTGTATTACAGTAAAATAGTAAAACTAAATATCCCCCCCATGACAACGCAACCTATTTATGATAAACATGGTAGTGGTTGTGTACTATCTGCCGCTTTAGCAGCCAATTTAATGCAAGATATCGCTTTAGAAGATGCCTGTAAAAACACAAAACTGTACACAGAACAGTTTTTAAGTTCTAACCAATCTTTATTAGGATCACATAATTATCACAAATAA
- a CDS encoding peptidase domain-containing ABC transporter has protein sequence MAKTKFPFFRQLDYRDCGPTCLRMIAKFYGKKISREFLRDKASITKQGVTMAGIADAAEIIEMRTLGMRVSLESIISEVPTPFIVPWRQKHFVVVYKTSKTKIYIADPAQGLLEYSHEAFLKAWTNTSDATGFVLVLEPNTNFYNLEEDKTKKKGFAFLFPYILPYKKLIYQLLIGLIVGTSIQFIAPFLMQSIVDTGVYTQNIPFIYLILIAQLVLFLSQTLVRVFREWLLIHITNRFHIKMISDFLYKMLKLPINFFETRNTGEHLQRIQDHARIQNFISSSTFGMIYSIVLFVIFSFVLAFYNSTIFFVFLIGAILYVSWTFFFLKKRAALDFKRFDESSQSQTSLVQIINGVKEIKINNSQRKNRWKWEQIQISLFKTSISSLALAQYQSIGSGFINELKNIFITFLSATAVVNGEITLGMMLSIQYIVGQLNSPLSSFIGFIQVWQDAKISLERLMQVHTKKDEDELKDNKVKKLPLNKDIIIKNLSFRYGGKSTPYVLKNLNCILPEGKTTAIVGASGSGKTTLIKLLLKFHAPTKGSILINSDDLGNIHNDYWRMNCGAVMQDTFIFNDTIAGNISESEQNEIIDRTQLKMASHISNIEDFIEKLPNKYNTELGTSGIRLSGGQEQRLMIARAVYKNPFFVFFDEATSALDANNEKVIMENLNNFIKNRTSVIIAHRLSTVKNADNIIVLENGEIVEQGNHDTLTKQRGKYYELVKNQLELGK, from the coding sequence ATGGCAAAAACAAAATTTCCATTTTTTAGACAACTAGATTACCGTGATTGCGGGCCAACGTGCTTAAGAATGATAGCAAAATTTTATGGGAAAAAAATTTCCAGAGAATTTCTAAGAGACAAAGCGAGCATCACAAAACAAGGTGTTACGATGGCTGGTATTGCAGATGCTGCAGAAATTATTGAAATGCGAACATTGGGGATGCGGGTTTCTTTAGAAAGTATCATATCAGAAGTGCCCACACCTTTTATTGTTCCTTGGCGCCAAAAACATTTTGTAGTCGTTTATAAAACTTCTAAAACAAAAATATACATTGCAGATCCTGCTCAAGGCCTTTTGGAATATTCTCATGAAGCTTTTTTGAAAGCTTGGACAAACACAAGTGATGCTACTGGTTTTGTTTTAGTTTTAGAACCTAATACTAATTTCTACAATCTAGAGGAGGATAAAACAAAAAAGAAAGGATTTGCTTTTTTATTTCCTTATATACTACCTTATAAAAAATTAATTTATCAACTTTTAATTGGTTTAATTGTTGGTACTAGCATACAATTTATTGCACCTTTTTTGATGCAATCGATAGTTGATACGGGAGTATACACACAAAACATTCCTTTCATCTACTTAATATTGATAGCTCAATTAGTCCTTTTTTTATCTCAAACATTAGTTCGGGTTTTTAGGGAGTGGCTATTGATACATATAACAAATAGATTTCATATAAAGATGATTTCTGACTTTTTATATAAAATGTTAAAGCTACCCATTAATTTTTTCGAAACTAGAAATACTGGAGAGCATTTACAAAGAATTCAAGACCATGCACGTATACAAAACTTTATATCTTCATCCACATTTGGAATGATATACTCCATTGTATTATTTGTAATATTTAGTTTTGTCTTAGCTTTTTATAATAGTACTATATTTTTTGTTTTTCTTATTGGAGCTATTCTTTATGTTTCATGGACTTTCTTTTTCCTAAAAAAAAGAGCTGCGCTAGATTTCAAACGATTTGATGAAAGTTCGCAAAGTCAAACTTCATTAGTTCAAATTATTAATGGTGTAAAAGAAATTAAAATTAATAATTCGCAAAGAAAAAATCGTTGGAAATGGGAACAAATACAAATCAGTTTATTTAAAACATCCATTAGCTCTCTTGCTCTTGCGCAATATCAATCCATAGGCTCTGGGTTTATTAATGAATTGAAAAATATTTTTATAACCTTCTTGTCTGCTACAGCTGTTGTCAATGGCGAAATAACTCTAGGAATGATGTTATCGATACAGTATATAGTAGGTCAGTTAAATTCTCCTTTAAGTAGTTTTATTGGTTTTATCCAAGTTTGGCAAGATGCTAAAATAAGTTTAGAGCGTTTGATGCAAGTGCATACTAAAAAAGATGAAGATGAACTTAAAGATAATAAAGTTAAAAAGCTTCCGCTAAATAAAGATATTATTATTAAAAACTTGTCTTTTAGATATGGTGGTAAATCAACACCTTATGTTTTGAAAAATTTAAATTGTATCCTTCCTGAAGGGAAGACTACAGCCATTGTCGGTGCTAGCGGAAGTGGTAAAACAACACTTATAAAGTTACTTCTCAAATTTCATGCACCAACTAAAGGTTCTATCTTAATTAATTCAGATGATTTAGGTAACATTCATAACGATTACTGGCGTATGAATTGTGGTGCTGTCATGCAAGATACTTTCATTTTTAATGATACTATTGCTGGTAATATTTCAGAATCTGAACAAAATGAAATAATAGATAGAACTCAGTTAAAAATGGCATCTCATATTTCTAATATTGAAGATTTTATTGAAAAATTACCAAATAAATATAATACTGAATTAGGGACTTCCGGAATCCGATTAAGTGGAGGCCAAGAACAACGATTAATGATTGCAAGAGCTGTTTATAAAAATCCTTTTTTTGTTTTTTTTGACGAAGCAACAAGTGCTCTTGATGCAAATAATGAAAAAGTGATAATGGAAAATCTTAATAATTTTATTAAAAATAGAACCTCAGTTATTATTGCGCATCGTTTAAGTACAGTTAAAAATGCTGATAATATAATTGTATTAGAAAATGGTGAAATAGTAGAACAGGGAAACCATGATACACTAACGAAACAAAGAGGAAAGTACTATGAATTAGTTAAAAACCAGTTAGAATTAGGGAAATAA
- the thiC gene encoding phosphomethylpyrimidine synthase ThiC, producing the protein MKNKDTAPKENGITRHPFPNSTKIYVAGKIHPQIKVAMREIALSDTTDSMTKKKTPNEPVTVYDTSGPYTDPNKEINVHAGIERIREQWILDRNNVERLDQFSSDYCNTRLNDKSLDHMRFSLLKKPLRAKKGENVTQLHYAKKGIITPEMEYIAIRENQRIDEMTEIRKQHKGEHFGASIPEKITAEFVRSEVARGRAVIPSNINHPEAEPMILGRNFLVKINANIGNSAVTSSIEEEVEKAVWACRWGADNIMDLSTGENIHETREWIVRNAPVPIGTVPIYQALEKVNGVAEDLTWEIFRDTLIEQAEQGVDYFTIHAGVLLRYIPMTAKRVTGIVSRGGSIMAKWCLAHHKESFLYTHFEDICEILKQYDVAFSLGDGLRPGSVADANDEAQFAELETLGELTQIARKHEVQCFIEGPGHVPMHMIKENMEKQIDVCDEAPFYTLGPLTTDIAPGYDHITSGIGAAMIGWFGCAMLCYVTPKEHLGLPNKEDVRVGVVTYKLAAHAADLAKGHPGAQHRDNALSMARFEFRWYDQFNLGLDPERALEYHDETLPADGAKVAHFCSMCGPKFCSMKISQEVRDFAAENDIVDNEVIAKGFEEKSKEFKEKGSEVYL; encoded by the coding sequence ATGAAAAATAAAGACACTGCACCAAAGGAAAACGGAATTACAAGACATCCGTTTCCTAATTCTACAAAAATTTATGTAGCTGGAAAAATTCATCCTCAAATCAAAGTCGCTATGCGAGAAATTGCATTAAGTGATACTACAGATTCGATGACAAAAAAGAAAACGCCAAACGAGCCAGTCACCGTATACGACACCTCTGGTCCTTATACAGATCCTAATAAAGAGATAAATGTACATGCAGGAATAGAAAGAATTCGTGAACAATGGATATTAGACCGAAATAATGTCGAACGGTTAGATCAGTTTTCTTCAGACTATTGCAACACGCGTTTAAATGATAAAAGTTTAGATCACATGCGTTTTTCGTTATTAAAAAAGCCATTACGTGCTAAAAAAGGAGAAAATGTAACACAATTACACTACGCTAAAAAAGGTATCATTACTCCAGAAATGGAATACATCGCTATTCGTGAAAATCAACGTATTGACGAAATGACCGAAATTAGAAAGCAACATAAAGGGGAGCATTTTGGAGCCTCTATTCCTGAAAAAATTACTGCCGAATTTGTACGTTCTGAGGTTGCCAGAGGACGTGCTGTAATTCCGTCTAACATTAATCACCCAGAAGCCGAACCTATGATTTTAGGACGTAACTTCTTAGTTAAAATTAACGCTAATATTGGTAACTCAGCTGTAACTTCTTCCATAGAAGAAGAAGTAGAAAAAGCAGTATGGGCCTGTCGTTGGGGTGCTGATAATATCATGGATTTATCTACAGGAGAAAATATCCATGAAACGCGCGAGTGGATTGTACGTAACGCTCCAGTACCAATTGGTACAGTGCCTATTTATCAAGCTTTAGAAAAAGTAAATGGTGTTGCCGAGGATTTAACATGGGAGATTTTCCGTGATACGTTAATAGAACAAGCAGAACAGGGTGTGGATTACTTTACCATTCATGCTGGTGTGTTATTACGTTACATACCAATGACGGCAAAACGTGTTACAGGTATCGTTTCTAGAGGTGGATCTATCATGGCAAAATGGTGTTTAGCACATCATAAAGAAAGTTTTTTATACACCCATTTTGAAGACATTTGTGAGATCTTAAAACAATATGACGTTGCGTTTTCATTAGGTGATGGATTACGTCCAGGGTCTGTTGCAGATGCTAATGATGAGGCACAGTTTGCAGAACTAGAAACTCTTGGTGAGTTAACGCAAATTGCAAGAAAGCACGAAGTACAATGCTTTATTGAAGGACCTGGTCACGTACCAATGCATATGATTAAAGAAAATATGGAGAAGCAAATTGACGTTTGTGACGAAGCTCCTTTTTACACGTTAGGACCTTTAACCACTGATATTGCACCAGGTTACGATCATATTACATCTGGTATTGGTGCGGCTATGATTGGTTGGTTTGGTTGCGCCATGTTGTGCTACGTTACTCCCAAAGAACACTTAGGTTTACCAAATAAAGAAGATGTTCGTGTAGGGGTTGTGACTTACAAATTGGCAGCGCATGCAGCAGATTTAGCAAAAGGTCATCCTGGTGCACAGCATAGAGATAATGCCTTAAGTATGGCGCGTTTTGAGTTCCGTTGGTACGACCAATTTAACTTAGGACTTGATCCAGAACGTGCGTTAGAGTATCATGATGAAACCCTACCTGCCGATGGTGCAAAGGTGGCTCACTTCTGTTCGATGTGTGGACCAAAATTCTGTTCTATGAAAATTTCTCAGGAAGTTCGTGATTTTGCTGCCGAAAATGACATTGTGGATAACGAAGTCATCGCCAAAGGGTTTGAAGAAAAATCAAAAGAATTTAAAGAGAAAGGCTCAGAAGTCTATTTATAA
- the thiH gene encoding 2-iminoacetate synthase ThiH, with protein MSFKNTFDTYDWDTLEKEIYNFTADNVRQVLDKETIDIEDFKVLISPVAKPFIEEMAQRSQAITRKRFGNTIQMYIPMYLSNECQNICTYCGFSMTNKIPRKTLSDSEILKEVTLLKSKGYDHILLVTGEANRTVGVSYLKHAIELIRPHFSNISIEVQPLDEEDYKQLIEVGLYAVLVYQETYHKATYKIHHPKGKKSNFDYRLDTPDRLGKAGIHKIGIGALFGLEDWRVDSFYTALHLKYLQKTYWKTKYSISFPRLRPHQGEVQPKVEMTDSDLVQLICAYRLLDEDVELSMSTRESETFRNNIINLGITSISAESKTNPGGYAVDPQSLEQFEISDERNTEQIKDMITAQGYEVVWKDWYNNYSEFN; from the coding sequence ATGTCATTTAAAAATACTTTTGATACTTACGATTGGGATACCTTAGAAAAAGAAATCTATAATTTTACCGCGGATAATGTTAGACAAGTACTAGATAAAGAGACCATAGATATAGAAGATTTTAAAGTTTTAATTTCTCCTGTAGCAAAGCCTTTTATCGAAGAGATGGCACAACGCAGCCAAGCGATAACAAGAAAACGATTTGGCAATACAATACAAATGTATATTCCGATGTATTTATCCAACGAATGCCAAAACATTTGTACCTATTGTGGCTTTAGTATGACTAATAAAATCCCCAGAAAAACCCTATCTGATTCTGAAATTTTAAAAGAAGTTACTCTTTTAAAATCTAAGGGGTATGATCACATATTATTAGTAACCGGTGAGGCCAATAGAACCGTTGGTGTCTCCTATTTAAAACACGCTATAGAATTGATTAGACCACATTTTTCTAATATTAGTATAGAAGTACAACCTTTAGATGAAGAGGACTACAAACAACTTATTGAAGTCGGACTCTACGCCGTGTTAGTCTATCAAGAAACGTATCATAAAGCAACTTATAAAATCCATCATCCAAAAGGTAAAAAATCGAATTTTGATTATCGTTTGGATACCCCAGATAGATTAGGCAAAGCAGGTATCCATAAAATAGGAATTGGTGCTTTATTTGGATTAGAAGACTGGCGAGTGGATAGTTTTTACACAGCGTTACATTTAAAGTATCTGCAAAAAACGTATTGGAAAACAAAGTACTCTATTTCTTTTCCTAGACTAAGACCACATCAAGGAGAAGTACAACCAAAAGTAGAAATGACGGATTCTGATTTAGTACAATTAATTTGTGCGTATCGCTTATTAGATGAAGATGTGGAATTATCCATGTCTACTAGAGAAAGTGAAACCTTTAGAAATAATATTATTAATTTAGGAATAACGTCTATTAGTGCAGAATCTAAGACCAATCCAGGTGGTTATGCAGTAGATCCACAATCGCTGGAACAGTTCGAAATTTCTGATGAAAGAAACACAGAACAAATTAAAGACATGATTACCGCTCAAGGCTATGAAGTGGTCTGGAAAGATTGGTATAACAATTATTCTGAATTCAATTAA
- a CDS encoding amidohydrolase family protein, producing the protein MKTYLIVVIMILYSFFSFGQVKSNIEKGYHVTDIIIKNVSVITMKTNEVLKNQDIVIKDGIIVSISNSKEKSIHEGLIIDGSNKYVMPSLGDAHVHLPKNKNDLEKTLILNLINGITKIRSMRGQWNHLEWRNEFNTKTSIYPKLYLAAPPISRQSDFSNHALNRYINEAKKFDFIKILSIKNDSLFKVLDHLCKVNNIDIGGHFPSQISDDYLFKSNYTSFEHLGGLTIKESKLLDYRIKYIKDNNIFICPTLSWYNIGSGRHSYQELRNLPGLRFVSKTTLNSWIEKTKQYRDKLGPKAYKEEVDNELKKLDIKYKVIKRLNELGVRMLLSPDSSSKYMISGFGIVGEMTLLKNAGLTNFEILKMVTTNFAAFFNESYGRIEVEEAADFIILNNNPLDNLEALKTIEGLYFNKNYLNQKALKKLSKSILPN; encoded by the coding sequence ATGAAAACATATTTAATAGTAGTTATTATGATTTTATATTCTTTTTTTTCTTTTGGACAGGTAAAGAGTAACATCGAAAAAGGCTATCACGTTACCGATATAATAATTAAAAACGTTTCCGTTATAACAATGAAAACAAATGAAGTATTAAAAAATCAAGATATTGTAATTAAAGACGGCATAATAGTCTCTATTTCAAATTCTAAAGAAAAATCAATTCATGAAGGATTAATAATTGATGGAAGTAATAAATATGTAATGCCCTCTCTTGGAGATGCACATGTCCATTTACCAAAAAACAAAAATGATTTAGAAAAAACATTAATTCTTAATTTAATCAATGGTATTACTAAAATTCGTTCCATGCGTGGTCAATGGAATCATTTAGAATGGCGTAATGAATTTAACACAAAAACATCAATTTATCCTAAGTTGTATTTAGCTGCACCTCCAATATCAAGACAGTCTGATTTTAGTAACCATGCATTAAACAGATACATAAATGAAGCTAAAAAATTTGATTTTATAAAAATTTTGAGCATAAAAAACGACTCATTATTTAAAGTTTTAGATCATTTGTGTAAGGTAAATAACATTGATATTGGCGGTCATTTTCCAAGTCAAATTTCGGATGATTATTTATTCAAATCAAACTATACCTCTTTCGAGCATTTAGGAGGGCTAACGATTAAAGAATCAAAATTATTAGATTATCGTATCAAATACATTAAAGATAATAATATTTTTATTTGTCCAACTTTAAGTTGGTATAATATAGGATCAGGACGGCATTCTTATCAAGAATTAAGAAACTTACCAGGACTTCGGTTTGTGTCTAAAACAACCCTTAACAGTTGGATAGAAAAAACAAAACAATATAGAGATAAACTAGGACCTAAAGCTTATAAAGAAGAAGTAGACAATGAATTAAAAAAATTAGATATAAAATATAAAGTCATAAAAAGATTAAATGAGTTAGGTGTAAGAATGCTATTAAGTCCAGATAGTTCATCAAAATATATGATTTCTGGTTTTGGAATAGTTGGAGAAATGACGCTTCTAAAAAATGCTGGATTAACAAATTTCGAAATACTAAAAATGGTTACCACTAATTTTGCTGCTTTTTTTAATGAAAGCTATGGTAGGATAGAAGTAGAAGAAGCTGCTGATTTTATTATTCTAAATAATAATCCATTAGATAATTTAGAAGCTTTAAAAACTATTGAAGGTTTATATTTTAATAAAAACTATTTAAATCAGAAAGCTTTAAAAAAATTATCTAAATCAATACTTCCAAATTAA
- a CDS encoding thiazole synthase, whose amino-acid sequence MNHKLKIADKTFTSRLFTGTGKFSSSKLMKEALLASESELITVALKRVNVKNEDDDILSHLKHPHINLLPNTSGVRTAKEAVFAAQLAREALHTNWIKLEIHPDPKYLLPDPIETLKAAEALVKLGFVVMPYIHADPVLCKRLEDVGVQCVMPLGAPIGTNKGIKTVDFLKIIIEQSTVPVIVDAGIGSPSHAAYAMELGADAVLVNTAIAVSKDPVIMAKAFKMAVEAGRLAFQAKLASIKNHAEASSPLTSFLN is encoded by the coding sequence ATGAATCATAAATTAAAAATAGCAGATAAAACATTCACCTCTCGCCTATTCACTGGAACAGGTAAGTTTAGTTCCTCAAAACTAATGAAAGAGGCGTTGTTAGCTTCAGAAAGTGAACTGATAACAGTTGCACTAAAAAGAGTGAATGTTAAGAATGAAGACGACGATATTTTATCACATTTAAAACACCCACATATTAATCTATTACCAAATACCTCGGGTGTCAGAACCGCTAAAGAAGCTGTATTTGCTGCACAATTAGCACGAGAAGCCTTACACACTAATTGGATTAAGTTAGAAATTCATCCTGATCCAAAATATCTTTTACCAGACCCTATAGAAACATTAAAAGCAGCTGAAGCACTAGTTAAACTCGGTTTTGTAGTAATGCCATATATACATGCAGATCCTGTATTGTGTAAACGACTTGAAGATGTTGGTGTCCAGTGTGTTATGCCATTAGGTGCGCCTATTGGCACCAATAAAGGCATTAAAACGGTGGATTTCTTAAAAATTATCATCGAACAATCTACCGTACCTGTTATCGTGGATGCTGGTATTGGTAGCCCATCACATGCTGCTTATGCTATGGAATTAGGGGCTGATGCCGTTTTAGTAAATACTGCAATTGCAGTGTCTAAAGATCCTGTAATTATGGCTAAAGCTTTTAAAATGGCTGTAGAAGCTGGTCGATTAGCCTTTCAAGCTAAATTAGCATCTATTAAAAATCATGCGGAAGCTAGTAGTCCATTAACTTCTTTTCTTAATTAA
- the thiE gene encoding thiamine phosphate synthase gives MISKLQYISQGDTPEAHLENIEKACASGAEWVQLRLKNSAPKTLLETAKKARAITTSFNTKLIINDHYKIAKAVQADGVHLGKTDACPLLVRDYLGHAFIIGGTANTLQDCNVLLEKQVDYIGLGPYQFTKTKQNLSPVLGTSGYKKLLEDLETKTPIIAIGGITVKDVSKILKTGVYGIAISGAITTDVTNIIKFQKILN, from the coding sequence ATGATTAGCAAATTACAATATATTTCACAAGGAGACACTCCTGAAGCCCATTTGGAAAATATCGAAAAAGCCTGTGCTTCTGGTGCCGAATGGGTGCAATTACGTTTAAAAAATAGTGCACCTAAAACGCTTCTGGAAACAGCAAAAAAAGCAAGAGCCATTACCACATCTTTTAACACTAAACTAATAATAAACGATCATTATAAAATAGCAAAAGCGGTACAAGCAGATGGTGTACATTTAGGAAAAACCGATGCCTGTCCCCTACTCGTAAGAGATTATTTAGGTCACGCTTTTATCATTGGAGGAACAGCCAATACACTTCAAGATTGTAATGTTCTATTAGAAAAACAAGTCGATTATATCGGTTTAGGGCCCTACCAATTTACAAAAACAAAACAAAATTTAAGCCCCGTTTTAGGAACATCAGGTTATAAAAAACTATTAGAAGACTTAGAAACCAAAACACCTATAATAGCGATAGGTGGTATTACAGTAAAGGATGTCTCTAAAATACTAAAAACGGGTGTTTACGGTATTGCAATCTCTGGAGCTATCACTACTGATGTTACTAATATTATAAAATTTCAAAAGATTTTGAACTAA
- a CDS encoding thiamine phosphate synthase: MIVLIAPEKDIPNEIEILNQLFEAGLLFFHFRKPDKNYGQHVAYLNQIDSKYHNRIVVHYHHELINDFNLKGVHFQEQKRIDHIDNPGQYFKSLNMFGKTISSSFHDPKIVEDCTFEFDYHLLSPVFSSISKANYEGRGFDVNGIDKTIIGMGGITEDTIAKALTLGYKGIGVLGGVWNTENPVESFKSIKKCYETLLTK; encoded by the coding sequence ATGATAGTTCTTATTGCTCCAGAAAAAGATATTCCCAACGAAATTGAAATATTAAATCAATTATTTGAAGCGGGACTACTGTTCTTTCATTTTAGAAAACCGGATAAAAATTACGGTCAGCATGTCGCCTATTTGAATCAAATAGATAGCAAATACCACAATAGAATCGTGGTGCATTATCATCATGAATTAATAAACGACTTTAATTTAAAAGGAGTTCATTTTCAAGAACAAAAACGAATAGATCATATTGATAATCCAGGACAATATTTTAAAAGTTTAAACATGTTTGGAAAAACAATCAGTTCTTCTTTTCATGACCCTAAAATAGTAGAAGATTGTACATTCGAATTTGATTATCATTTATTAAGTCCTGTATTTTCCTCCATTTCTAAAGCAAATTATGAAGGGCGTGGTTTTGACGTCAACGGTATCGATAAAACAATTATCGGCATGGGCGGTATTACAGAAGATACCATCGCTAAAGCCTTAACATTAGGATATAAAGGCATTGGTGTATTGGGTGGCGTTTGGAATACTGAAAATCCTGTGGAGTCTTTTAAAAGTATAAAAAAATGCTACGAAACGCTGCTCACAAAGTAA
- the moeB gene encoding HesA/MoeB/ThiF family protein: protein MTLTPSEQKQYDRHLILEDIGLEGQLKLKQAKVLIIGAGGLGCPILQYLTAAGVGTIGIVDNDTVSQSNLQRQIVYTHQDIGKNKAESAIKHLKLLNPYIKFESYNLRLTTDNALDVMRPYDIIIDGTDNFPTRYLINDAAVLLKKPVVFGSIFKFEGQVSVFNYNNGPTYRCLFPTPPKPNAVPNCSDVGVLGVLPGLIGVLQANEVFKIISGLGDVLSGKLLTYNMLTMAQVVLNFKKNDTIQLKSLENNYEFACGITTNHLKITINELNKESEKYNLLDVREHEERALYHIGGQHIPLGELENRTHEVFTDKDLVVYCKSGFRSQKAIQILNDEGLDLVILQLEALNI, encoded by the coding sequence ATGACATTAACACCATCCGAACAAAAACAATATGACAGACATCTCATTCTAGAAGACATAGGATTAGAAGGTCAGTTAAAATTAAAACAAGCAAAAGTACTGATAATTGGTGCTGGTGGATTAGGGTGTCCCATTCTGCAATATTTGACTGCAGCGGGAGTTGGTACTATTGGTATTGTTGATAATGATACTGTGTCGCAATCCAATTTGCAACGTCAAATAGTATATACACATCAAGATATTGGAAAAAATAAAGCGGAATCAGCCATAAAGCACCTAAAATTATTAAACCCTTATATCAAATTTGAAAGTTACAACCTCAGATTGACAACAGACAATGCGTTGGATGTCATGAGGCCTTACGATATTATTATAGACGGGACAGATAATTTTCCGACTAGATATTTAATTAATGATGCTGCAGTATTACTTAAAAAGCCTGTAGTTTTTGGTTCTATTTTTAAATTTGAAGGCCAAGTGTCTGTTTTTAATTATAACAATGGGCCAACCTATCGCTGTTTATTCCCCACACCTCCAAAACCCAATGCAGTACCTAATTGTTCTGATGTTGGTGTTTTAGGTGTACTTCCAGGATTAATAGGCGTATTACAAGCCAACGAAGTTTTTAAGATTATTTCTGGTCTTGGGGATGTTCTATCAGGAAAATTACTGACTTATAATATGTTAACCATGGCGCAAGTAGTATTGAATTTTAAAAAGAACGATACCATCCAACTCAAAAGCCTAGAGAACAACTATGAATTTGCATGCGGGATAACAACTAATCATTTAAAAATTACAATAAACGAATTAAATAAAGAATCAGAAAAGTATAATTTACTAGATGTCCGTGAACATGAGGAAAGAGCATTGTATCATATCGGAGGACAACATATTCCGTTAGGAGAACTGGAAAACAGAACACATGAAGTGTTTACTGATAAAGATTTGGTTGTGTATTGTAAATCAGGTTTTCGTAGTCAAAAAGCGATTCAAATTTTAAACGACGAAGGATTAGATCTAGTTATATTACAGTTAGAAGCTTTAAATATTTAA